GTTTAATTGTTGTGCGCATGGTAGGCTAGCACGACAGAAAGTTTCTGTGCGCGCATTACTTGTACGCATTTTCTTCGTGAGTATCGCTTCTGCTAATACCCTGAATAATTGATCCACGATCGCCGTCTAACGAAGCTTATTGCTGATATtcaataatatgtggggttttacgtcccaaaactgcgatatgattatgaggacaccgtagtggagggctccggaaaattttaccatctggtgttctttaatgtgcaccggtagtacacgggcctctaccatctggcctccatcgaaatgcgaccgctgcggccgggatcgaacccgcgaccttcgggtcagcagccgagcaccgtaatctcTGATCCACCAGTGGCGGACAACTATTGCTGATATTCGATCGGCTTCTTACACGAAATGTACGGACCTGAATATCtttgaaaaattgcagtaatagtAATGACAAAGCGATAGCAAATTACAAGCACTTAAGATCACTGCGCTGCATCTTGTTCTTTTCAAAATAACGGCTGAcgggcttcttttctttttctttataaatatttATGTATGCGTGCAATAGTTAACCATGGGAATGTAAGTCAGCACCGTTCACAACACTCTCCTAGGGCAGCCCTGGAAGCAACAATCCCAGCATGAGTACGGACAGGAGTCgggggaaggtggaagcttgcgatgaaaaattcgtaaacagggtttGTGTGCTGGAGCCAACAGCACACTCCGGCACACAAACCCGgttgacgaatttttcatcgcaagcagATAGTCTCTATGTGATATTGGGAAAGTACTTTCTCTATCGCCGATTTCATTCCCAGTTCTTTAATTTCTGAATGCGGAGTTGACCTATGCACCTGCAACGACACGACACTCATGCTCGCAAATGAAGcggaaaacttggaggacgcctgcgcttcgccttcaagagtagaacgcgataacgtatACAGTTTGGTCCCTGGCTTCGCTCTCCTGTCCTCGAATGCCTacgtacagttgcgaagtgcccacgcCGTAATTGTTCCTTCTGCGAACAGGCGAAGTACCTTCTACacttccgtaaggcaacatgcgcaaaattgcgcagctgcgcactttgtggacgctgttgctgataatgatgattaattagacctgtgcgctttgtaattggtgggccttcaaACCAatcgctcgttgcgcaattcgcatgttttgacgcctggtgaggTTCTACGCTTCTggacacgcaatattacatgcgttaaggaggcccCTCgcacatgacattcttataggtTTTTTTTCCGTCCAGTTTCAAGAACCGGCGTGACTCTGGgatagaacatctgcttgccgcgcagaagtcctgggttcgactcGAACTCAAACCACagttttttattattgatttctttgcatctatctcgaatattcgctcacggacaacgctaatttttcgctcagaaccaacgacaccaacgccgacgccggaatttctgcgaaacgggctatttaacgctgccgcgttaaaCAGGAGCCGTACCTTTTTCGTCCGCAGTTTGACTAGTTGTCTGCTTGCCTGGCTTCAACACAACGTCTCTTCCAACTGAAGCACACTTGTTCCGACCCACGGCGATGCTGGAAGACTCTTTACTTCATAGACGGCAGCGCCTTCTTTCACTTCCTATTCTTGTGCGGCTTCCTTGACCTTCTGGCAATAGTGTCACGTCTTTGGCAACATCGGTCAAACGTTTTTCTTAATAGCACGTCTAAATACTTGCCACACGTAATTACTGTACCTAAACTAGTGCGACTAGTGTCAAGCAGAATTCACGTTCACCACTACATCGAAGCACTTGAGGCTTGTATAATGAAACTAGCCAATGTGAGCTGCTGGCATAAGCAGTTTATTGACGGCAAGTTCTCCTTTATCTCTTAACCCTTTGCCTGAGAGGCGCCCTACATGTGAGCATTATCGTACGGTAGAGAATACATACAATGTGTCCAGAAGGGGAAAAGGTCTGATAACAATGTGGAACAGAAAGAAGTGAGGGACACGACTGGGATACTAACCGCTCCGACAATATGAATGGTCCGACAAGTGGCACAAGAGGCCGGCGCTCTTATGTCACGGCAGTAATCGCGGCACCAACACACGGCGATATATGCTTGCCTTTCTAGTGCAGCGTGTTATCGTGGCAATTATGCAATGCGCTCTTCCAGAAGACACAATGAGAGAAAAGCACTGGAAAACATTTTGCCGCTGTCGTTCAACGACCCCATTTGAGCGCATTCGCATTTGGACGTATACATTGCCCTTATGCTCAGCAATCGTTACGTCAACTTTCTACAATTGCATTTTGCTGCAGGCATACATGTAAATTAAAACTTAAATTGTGTGCATTCACGTGCTATTACTACGACATGATAATGACACACCTAAGTGGGGAACTAGGGATTGACTTTGACCCCGTGGTGTTTGCATCTGAGTACACGGGCAGGCCTGCATTACggctccatctaaatgcggccgggGATGCAGACGGTGCCCTGCCAACGCATCGTCAGAGTCACTAGGCCACCACAGCGGGCGACCATATGTGTGAGCGAGATTCATGGAGTTATAGATTTAAGTGGGCTTTCCATAATGGCGCAGTTTGTTTATTCACTCGCTCTACTGAAGACTTGTTGGACACTGGAGCGTGTGATCTGGAAGTCGAGCATCGCCTGTCATGGCCTCCAAATGCATGTCTCAATCATTGTAGAAACGTATGCTATGAGTTCAGCGTGTTCCAAGGCGAACGTAAGTCATATTAAGTTATGGTGATGATGGTGACCACAGTAGTCGCATTGTATCTCTTAACGCCGATGTGCGTAGACAtcggggcccgtattcacaaaagcgTCTTACGATGGAGTTGAAATCGCTGATAACAGAATGTAGCTGGAGCCAACCTTTAGAAATGTGAACTTGCCTTCGTCAAGGCAGCTAGTCGCTACCTTGACGAAGTCCGAAGTCAGCTGGCCAGCGGAAATGAGCACTTACGAACGAAAAGCTGTGTTGAAGTCGACCCCTGGACCTTAAGCTCACACGTGATGTCGCAGACGCTTGATCAAGACATATCAGACACATCAATACTATGCGCTTCTTTTTGTACGAGCAAATAAAAGTGCTTATATCGCACGTCTGCATGATTTATACATCCGGTACCCagtcggccataccatgctggtTCTCGTTCAGTGAGCTTTCCCTCGCATTTTTACCCGAATCAATTCttttgtgtgtgtctttttctcgCTGCGCGGTCAGTATGCTGTCCATTATAAAGACGCGGGACGCCCCGAGTTAAATGCAGAGGGCATTGCAATAACTCTAGAGTATGATATGTCATTGCGACTGACGGCGACTTCTCAAGAAAAGGATCGCGATCGCGTCACTACCTTTCACCTGTAGGTCCTGTGAATTGCATATAAACCAGTGTGTGGCGTATAGTTCGTATACGATAGCCAATCACGCGTTCGCCCGTGCTAGAACTTGCCATTTTAGCAGCCAAATCAGAGCGTCTACTTCACTATGCATGGTGACTGCGGAAGATATTTATGATGTGCACGACCGCTGGCCAGCAGTAGTTTTGACATTTGACCCAAACGGGGCTTcgtttaatacaatgcatttGCTATCTCAAATAAAAGCCGTGCGTGATTTGTAATTCTGAATCACGTGAGTCTCTGAAAGAACTTATTCAAGTAGTGCCGTTACAATCAACGACGCCATATGATTCACCGATTGGCCCAACATTCAAGGCTTCTTAACTTATTCAAAGTTGGCGTTTATTGTACAATAAATAAAGGTATCTGAGATATGCGCTTGGCGGAATATAAATAGTACACATGTACGTGAAAACATAAGGGATCACAGTCAGGGCGTATGCGTCCAGTATGCGTTCTCTTCAGTTTCTTGTCTCCTGCTCTTCACCTGAAAATAattgaaaaagatggctgatccctctgtcataggaaccggtataacacgaaagtgaaacgagtCGTCAcagtagttgattgcttatagtggattggtatatgagagcttgtacaatgtctactgttgtttggcagatgttgACCGCttaatgtggacgcactcacgttgacgcctagtggcccaTCTtcgtaccgaggactaacgcccatgatcatgatttaacccttgcggtagctgaagttcttaacatatacgtggacaccgcatatggttaaTCCCACCCAAATatggcgtcaacaagcacataataggcactggtactcgatgtgcactcctaCAAAGCGTCATGAAAGGCGAagtgaaacgctacgcgcgtcgtgtcttccctctagcctgaccgttaattctcagagggcgagcggggaacgaggtgcgacagccaggcgagcgtcggagagctatttttcgatatggatggatgctatgagcgaggcttgggctaaatccTCCACCTCGCGTGGTGTTAAAGCCTTGGCGAAATTACACTTCtttcggaaacgcgccgaatgggacggtcgtagcaacggcgcgttcttttgatcttttttttcgagcctggtggcacacatgtcaccgccccgttataaagggaacgctcatagcatccatccatccatccatccatccatccatccatccatccatccatccatccatccatccatccatccatccatccatccatccatccatccatccatccatccatccaagagcactgcgagaggaaagtgtgaaagataaaaggcgcgttcatgtagcctccgttatgtgttttcgcggtaaacgcccgccagccatcaacgcggaccgagaggtcatcggttcgactcctgtcaacggaacttttccttatagttttttttctttgtcatttgatggcgttcattttgctgacgcatttccgtgacggaaatacgtcatgaaaatcttggtggactcttgcataaaacacttccgtgttaaaataaTATTGGTTTAAAATCTCTCAGTTGCCTGAGTTACCTGTTACTTCAGGTGTTtacttcgttttttcttttgcCCTGCGAAGGCGCTAACATTCAGGCgagtaaaaagtcacagtttcgccgcaacggcgaagcaatgaatgcgatagcaacaatttagaatgccacacgaagaacggcaagcagctcgatacttgcaacgcgccgctcgagcgcaaatgactggcgaaaagaacaaacacaggacgaccgcgaactaacaacggtcacagctcgacacttggagcgcgctgctcaaacacaaggaaggacactcgaaaagaacgcacaggtacgcacaggacgagcgcgaactagctgTTGCGTTtcttacttcgtgtttgagcagcgcgctacaacccaacgctcttagacttatttttctttaaaactgcggcgcgtggagtgacccctccgcgtctcctgccgcgcggtggcgttcgacgcattgtttactcggcgttccacatcgtcagtgggtacagaaatgggccactttttgtgcgcgtctgaaggaaaatgtaggagcgttgctttaaagcgcacccttcaggcaatctcgcgggtgatactacacatactgaagcacctccgagctctgcttGCCATTAGcgttaaatgatgtatataaatagctcgccgtggTTATGCTAAACAgctggtggcgcgtggccgagttgtttaaagcagcgcgctgcggagcgaggggtcgaaagGTTCGAAttccggtggcgcgcttcggaaatttctttcttctgatttatttttccttgtggcttttatttataatacatacatatacataaccgggagatgacggcgacggcaaaaaaccagCCGAtagtgtacatataattgctatcgcaataaaaacaatgcATAAGTAAGGGTTTGAGAACACGCACTGACATACACAGTTCAAAAAATGATTATTTAGAGAATGCACAAACGTTCACTGTTTTGCATACGGGATGATTAAATAAAGGCAAAGTAGATAGTGACGTGCTTCTGACAACGCTATTACTTCACTAGACTGTAGAGAGTAGGCGAGGAAACCACACAAAGTATTAGCATGGCGTACTTGAGACTCCTATTGCGATCAGCTTCAGGCGAACATTAGTTTCAATTATGACCACTTTGTACCAAGATTACAAACAGTAGTGAAGGGTGGCCGCAAATGCGTACAAGTGCCATCCAACGGACTCATGCAACGCAGCCTCACCTGCAAAGCCATCGATGAATTGCCACTCCCGCTTCTTATGACATTTTTTCCAGCACAGGCTTATTGTCCACGTTATCGTGAAGATGGCATTGGTGACAGCAAATGCTATGTACAGCAGGTCGTACGAACCCATTACGTCACGAATGTAACCTGAAAAGTGACAAGAATGCTTTGTGAATGAAACTAAATGACATTGCGGATATGAACACTAAACTATAAAACAGATCAAGCAAGGTTTGAAGACGCCCTTAGCTTAGTGTAGCTCTCATATAAATACGCAGGGGCGGTATATTCGTTTCTTTTGAACAAACACTGCACTGATGCTGATTATGTTTGATGTATTTAAAGGAAAACGATGACATGTAATAATTCTCAAGGAGGCAGATTTTTTAAAGCATACTGCCATGCCTTTAGAAGAGTTGCTGACCATTACgaacacgaaaaagaaaactcTCAAGGGTATAGGGCAACCAAATTGTCAACTCTATGTAAACTGGCGCAATTAAAATAACTAAAGCGAAGTATAACGGTGCATTATTGTAGAATGGTTCTACATATATAACAAATTTTTGAGTGGAACTGTTGAAAACCCTCGTAAATACAGTAACGATTTCACGTAAACCATAAGTTCAAAGATCAAACTTGACTTGCCCGCTTTGAATGCTCGTACAGTGCCAGAATCCAAAAATTGCGATATCTGGCTGCGGTCCGAAGTTATCCATTTGTAGACTGCGTCTCAGGTATCACTTTTCTAGAATTACCGACTTTAGATCTAAAAAATGTTTCATGCCTTAAAAGGATATATATATTGCTCCCACAAGAACTTAGCATTGTCTCTCGACAATATTCACTTGTGCTTTTGAGGTAACTTTGCAATGCTCTGGCAGGATCGGCTGGCGATATCCACATAATCGGCTTACATTTGGACCCTCAAGTGCGATATGCCAGCTATTATTTCTCTGTATAAAGTGGAATGGTGAATGCAGTCTTGTGCGCATTTGATAACATGGCGGCAGCTAACCAATGAGGGGCGGCCGTGCAAGGCAGATTATGCCGGCGACGAAGTTTGTGACACCCAGGCTTAGCGGTAGAGACCGCTCGTCGAACAGCTCGGCAACCATGACGGTGCAGGCGAATATTCTTCCACCGCCCGTCACGCCAGTGAAGAAGCAGCTGGTAAGGAGAATCCAATATTGTTTGACCAGCGCCATGACGGCCAGCGAGACACCCTGGATGGCGAAGCTCCAGAGCATCAAGGCGTCTCCGCTGATCACCTGCGTCAAGGAATTGTGCAAACCGGAAGCAGCAGAAAGAACATGAGATCTGTCAGGGGAGTGTGCAAGTGACTTGAACTGTGGAACACAGTCTCTTGGTTCAAATGACATCTTTTTTCAAGGAAAGCACCTGGTGAGAAGGGAATGGGAAGGAGGTTAAGAATTTCTGTATAACCAGTATGCTATCCTACAGCTGGGGTAAGGGAGTTCGAAAGTTTGaggtggaaagagagagagatagacacacacacacaacgtcacagtctTGTGCAAAATCATGACTAATCATAACGCACAGATTGACAGAAAAAGAAGTGATAGACGAGCACTCGCCTGTCATCTGTGACTCTGGGCTGCCATTCGACATGACGCCATAGCAAGATGCACAAGCCCAAAGGCATTTTTCAAATTCTAGGATCCTGGTGGCATGACTATCGTCACC
Above is a window of Rhipicephalus sanguineus isolate Rsan-2018 chromosome 3, BIME_Rsan_1.4, whole genome shotgun sequence DNA encoding:
- the LOC119388213 gene encoding monocarboxylate transporter 13, which codes for MRSLLSAQFLHVAASRAVSLFVLSSFLLTAVDFGSDNGLSGYEAVALVTVSAVGDLVSRIGTGLILDSKVISGDALMLWSFAIQGVSLAVMALVKQYWILLTSCFFTGVTGGGRIFACTVMVAELFDERSLPLSLGVTNFVAGIICLARPPLIGYIRDVMGSYDLLYIAFAVTNAIFTITWTISLCWKKCHKKREWQFIDGFAGEEQETRN